One genomic window of Biomphalaria glabrata chromosome 9, xgBioGlab47.1, whole genome shotgun sequence includes the following:
- the LOC129928107 gene encoding uncharacterized protein LOC129928107, with product MYRIKNSLLCVGCSDNESDFVKGTHETLVLDNGEADLHKHITVCRKNPGHRDFIPLDNFSLELLPKAHQCHELFKLISAVASLTVRVDVRMVSPNRPQFWPYSEVTYPFYDMRGKSNLRFGSAKVRSVTKVVRAYNGESNLRCPCQRCQGSESPSDVWWEIEVISASHVVFDDIEASYTSLRLFYDNQHSQYLTLNKVNMDSSSLPNDWCRLVSVTCDSGLVKQLTASLELYFEQWKKVHEKYQRSRDKDKLTFVVSHPHGCPKQISIGKWTGKYKESMKKYLNKFTYNASTCPGSSGAPVHCVGYTGWWFCQQVHSGTLNTGLNYCGYGLVV from the exons ATGTACAGGATAAag AACTCGTTGCTTTGTGTTGGCTGCTCTGATAACGAAAGTGACTTTGTGAAAG GAACACACGAGACATTGGTCTTAGATAATGGTGAAGCAGATCTTCACAAACATATTACTGTATGCCGAAAGAATCCCGGTCACAGAGACTTCATACCGCTTGATAATTTTTCGTTGGAACTTCTTCCTAAGGCCCATCAGTGCCATGAGCTTTTTAAATTGATCAGCGCTGTGGCTAGTCTCACCGTGAGAGTGGATGTTCGCATGGTCAGCCCTAATAGACCTCAATTTTGGCCATATTCAGAAGTAACGTATCCATTTTATGACATGAGAGGCAAATCCAACTTAAGATTTGGAAGTGCGAAAGTTAGAAGTGTTACAAAAGTGGTACGTGCTTACAACGGCGAATCCAACCTACGGTGCCCTTGTCAAAGATGTCAAGGCTCAGAGTCTCCCAGTGATGTGTGGTGGGAGATTGAAGTCATTTCAGCAAGCCATGTTGTTTTCGATGACATCGAAGCTAGTTACACTTCTCTGAGGCTGTTCTATGATAATCAGCACAGTCAATACCTAACTCTTAACAAAGTCAATATGGATTCATCTAGTCTTCCTAATGATTGGTGCAGGTTGGTCAGTGTTACATGCGACTCAGGCTTGGTTAAACAACTTACCGCAAGCTTAGAACTCTACTTTGAACAGTGGAAAAAAGTGCATGAAAAGTACCAGAGATCTCGGGATAAGGACAAATTGACATTTGTCGTGTCGCACCCTCACGGGTGTCCCAAACAGATCAGCATTGGAAAGTGGACAGGGAAATATAAAGAGAGTATGAAAAAGTATCTGAATAAATTTACATACAATGCAAGCACCTGCCCAGGAAGTAGTGGGGCACCAGTACATTGCGTTGGATACACGGGCTGGTGGTTTTGTCAGCAGGTACATAGTGGTACGCTAAACACTGGGCTCAATTACTGCGGGTATGGGCTAGTTGTGTAA